One stretch of Lysobacter sp. KIS68-7 DNA includes these proteins:
- a CDS encoding ESPR-type extended signal peptide-containing protein produces the protein MNRVFQVIWSHATGAWIVVSESAARRRGARAHDGRSAIAQHRLTLALLAALGPWTAAHAQSVFWDGNDTTANADGGNGSWSEGGINWDSAATAGANTAWNGTVPLDAVFGGSAGTVIIAGAGVTAHNVTFNVANYTLNGGPLTWAGPIPPFRSRREVPASRRSLPALRAW, from the coding sequence ATGAATCGTGTTTTCCAGGTGATCTGGTCCCATGCGACCGGTGCATGGATCGTTGTGTCGGAATCGGCAGCGCGCCGACGTGGTGCGCGTGCGCACGACGGGCGCAGCGCGATCGCGCAGCATCGCCTTACGCTTGCATTGCTCGCAGCGCTGGGCCCATGGACCGCCGCGCATGCGCAAAGCGTGTTCTGGGACGGCAACGACACCACCGCGAACGCCGACGGCGGCAACGGCAGCTGGTCCGAAGGCGGCATCAACTGGGACAGCGCGGCTACCGCGGGCGCGAACACCGCATGGAACGGCACGGTTCCCCTGGACGCGGTGTTCGGCGGATCGGCCGGCACCGTCATCATCGCGGGCGCCGGCGTCACCGCGCACAACGTCACGTTCAACGTCGCCAACTACACGCTCAACGGTGGGCCGCTGACATGGGCGGGACCAATCCCACCATTTCGGTCGCGACGGGAAGTGCCGGCATCACGTCGATCGTTGCCGGCACTTCGGGCTTGGTGA
- the rfbD gene encoding dTDP-4-dehydrorhamnose reductase: MKLLLLGGDGQLGQRLLPALSPLGDVVPTTLTGALADGSACERLDLTDLDAIAPLIERIAPDVVVNATAHTAVDKAESEPELAHRINAEAPARIAQACAARDARLVHYSTDYVFDGHGTRPYREVDPTAPLGVYGRTKRAGEEAVQGSGARHMIFRTAWVYDVHGHNFLRTMLRVGAERDELRVVSDQVGSPTPAWLLADTTATILRRPEHRNGLWHLTATGQTSWHGFATAIFEGAVARGLLAKAPRVVPIPSSEYPTPAARPAYSVLDTSAIRLDFGLALPQWADALANTLDRMKP, encoded by the coding sequence ATGAAGCTGCTGCTCCTCGGCGGCGACGGCCAGCTCGGGCAACGCCTCCTGCCCGCGTTGTCCCCGCTCGGCGACGTCGTGCCGACGACGCTCACCGGCGCGCTCGCCGACGGCAGTGCGTGCGAACGCCTCGACCTTACCGACCTCGACGCCATCGCGCCGCTGATCGAACGCATCGCGCCCGACGTCGTGGTGAACGCCACCGCGCATACCGCCGTCGACAAGGCCGAGAGCGAACCCGAGCTCGCGCATCGCATCAATGCCGAAGCGCCCGCGCGCATCGCGCAGGCCTGCGCTGCGCGCGACGCAAGGCTCGTGCATTACTCCACCGATTACGTGTTCGACGGCCACGGCACGCGCCCGTATCGCGAAGTCGATCCCACTGCGCCGCTCGGCGTCTATGGCCGCACCAAGCGCGCCGGCGAAGAAGCCGTGCAGGGCAGTGGCGCGCGCCACATGATTTTCCGCACGGCGTGGGTGTACGACGTGCACGGCCACAACTTCCTGCGCACGATGCTGCGCGTGGGAGCCGAGCGCGACGAACTGCGCGTCGTGTCCGACCAGGTGGGTTCGCCGACGCCCGCGTGGCTGCTCGCCGACACGACGGCGACGATCCTGCGTCGTCCAGAACATCGCAATGGCCTGTGGCATCTCACCGCCACCGGGCAGACAAGCTGGCACGGCTTCGCGACGGCGATTTTCGAAGGTGCCGTCGCACGCGGATTGCTGGCGAAAGCGCCGCGTGTCGTGCCGATTCCTTCGTCCGAATACCCGACACCGGCTGCGCGACCTGCGTATTCAGTCCTCGACACTTCGGCGATTCGTCTCGACTTCGGTCTTGCCTTGCCCCAATGGGCAGACGCGCTCGCGAACACGCTGGATCGCATGAAACCCTGA
- the rfbC gene encoding dTDP-4-dehydrorhamnose 3,5-epimerase has translation MKVVETGLPGCVVIEPAVWGDARGFFYEAWNADRFGALGLPTKFVQSNVSSSARGVLRGLHYQWPNPQGKLVSVLEGEVFDVAVDIRRGSPTFGKSTAVVLSADNKRHFWVPEGFAHGFAVMSERAIFSYLCTAGYDKAADAGIRWNDAKLAIDWPLGHPSLSEKDAIAPFLADVPEDRLPVYVP, from the coding sequence ATGAAGGTCGTCGAAACCGGATTGCCCGGGTGCGTGGTGATCGAGCCCGCGGTGTGGGGCGATGCGCGCGGCTTCTTCTATGAAGCCTGGAATGCCGATCGCTTCGGTGCGCTCGGGCTGCCGACGAAGTTCGTGCAGAGCAACGTCTCCTCGTCCGCGCGTGGCGTGCTGCGCGGCCTGCATTACCAGTGGCCGAATCCGCAGGGCAAGCTGGTGAGCGTGCTCGAAGGCGAAGTGTTCGACGTCGCGGTGGACATCCGCCGCGGCTCGCCGACCTTCGGCAAGTCCACGGCCGTCGTGCTGAGCGCCGACAACAAGCGCCATTTCTGGGTGCCCGAAGGCTTCGCACACGGATTCGCCGTGATGTCCGAACGCGCGATCTTCAGCTATCTGTGCACCGCGGGTTACGACAAGGCTGCCGACGCCGGCATCCGTTGGAACGATGCGAAGCTGGCCATCGATTGGCCGCTCGGCCATCCCTCCTTGTCCGAGAAGGATGCGATCGCGCCGTTCCTCGCCGACGTCCCCGAAGATCGCCTGCCGGTCTACGTTCCATGA
- the rfbA gene encoding glucose-1-phosphate thymidylyltransferase RfbA, with amino-acid sequence MTTTARKGIILAGGSGTRLYPITKAISKQLLPVYDKPMIYYPLSVLMLAGIREVLIINTPHEQALFQNLIGDGSQWGMRIEYAVQPSPDGLAQAYLIGRDFVAGQPSCLVLGDNIFYGHGLTDLLQRADSRTDAATVFGYWVRDPERYGVAEFDGEGRVVGLEEKPAQPRSNYAVTGLYFYDGNASDHAAKLKPSARGELEITDLNRVYLEQGNLHLEKLGRGYAWLDTGTHESLVEASTYIETIEKRQGLRVCCPEEIAYFNKWIDRAQLEALAKPLAKNGYGQYLLSLLEHGRVE; translated from the coding sequence ATGACCACCACCGCGCGCAAGGGCATCATCCTCGCCGGCGGTTCCGGCACGCGCCTGTATCCGATCACCAAGGCGATCAGCAAGCAGCTGCTGCCGGTGTACGACAAGCCGATGATCTATTACCCGCTGAGCGTGCTGATGCTCGCGGGGATCCGCGAAGTGCTGATCATCAACACGCCGCACGAGCAGGCGCTGTTCCAGAACCTGATCGGCGACGGTTCGCAGTGGGGCATGCGCATCGAGTACGCCGTGCAGCCCAGCCCCGACGGCCTGGCACAGGCCTACCTGATCGGCCGCGACTTCGTGGCCGGCCAGCCGAGCTGCCTCGTGCTGGGCGACAACATCTTCTACGGCCATGGCCTCACCGACCTGCTGCAGCGCGCCGATTCGCGCACCGATGCAGCCACGGTGTTCGGCTACTGGGTCCGCGATCCGGAACGCTACGGCGTCGCCGAGTTCGACGGCGAAGGCCGCGTGGTGGGCCTGGAGGAAAAGCCTGCGCAGCCGCGTTCGAACTACGCCGTCACCGGCCTGTATTTCTACGACGGCAACGCGAGCGACCATGCGGCGAAGCTCAAGCCCTCCGCGCGCGGCGAACTGGAAATCACCGACCTCAACCGCGTGTACCTCGAGCAGGGCAACCTGCACCTGGAAAAGCTGGGCCGCGGCTACGCCTGGCTCGACACCGGCACGCACGAATCGCTCGTGGAAGCCTCGACCTACATCGAGACCATCGAAAAGCGCCAGGGCCTGCGCGTGTGCTGTCCCGAAGAGATCGCCTACTTCAACAAGTGGATCGATCGCGCGCAGCTCGAAGCGCTGGCCAAGCCGCTCGCGAAGAACGGCTACGGCCAGTACCTGCTCAGCCTGCTGGAACACGGACGCGTCGAATGA
- the rfbB gene encoding dTDP-glucose 4,6-dehydratase: MTTWLVTGGAGFIGGNFVLDAVRRGVRVVNLDALTYAGNLDTLAPLTGNPDHVFVHGDIGDRALVERLLREHRPDAVVNFAAESHVDRSIDGPAAFIHTNVVGTLALLEAARDYWKSLEGQAKDAFRFLHVSTDEVYGSLGDTGKFTETTPFAPNSPYSASKAASDHLVRAFHHTYGLPVLTTNCSNNYGPYQFPEKLIPLIIARALAGEPLPVYGDGKNVRDWLYVGDHCTAIRAVLEGGRVGETYNVGGDAERQNIDVVKTICALLDARRPRADGKPRESQITFVADRPGHDRRYAIDAGKLKSELGWAPAHTFEQGIADTVDWYLSNQEWVKRVTDGSYRLERIGTAA, encoded by the coding sequence GTGACGACCTGGTTGGTGACCGGCGGTGCCGGATTCATCGGCGGTAATTTCGTTCTGGACGCGGTGCGCCGCGGCGTGCGCGTTGTGAACCTCGACGCGCTCACCTACGCGGGCAACCTCGATACGCTGGCGCCGCTGACCGGCAATCCGGATCACGTCTTCGTGCACGGCGACATCGGCGACCGCGCCCTGGTCGAACGCCTGCTGCGCGAACACCGCCCCGACGCCGTGGTGAATTTCGCGGCGGAAAGCCATGTCGATCGTTCGATCGACGGCCCGGCGGCCTTCATCCACACCAACGTCGTCGGAACGCTCGCGCTGCTCGAAGCGGCGCGCGATTACTGGAAGTCGTTGGAAGGCCAGGCGAAGGACGCGTTCCGTTTCCTGCATGTGTCCACGGACGAGGTGTACGGCTCGCTCGGCGACACCGGGAAGTTCACGGAAACCACACCGTTCGCGCCCAACTCGCCGTACTCCGCGTCGAAGGCCGCGTCCGACCACCTGGTCCGCGCCTTCCACCACACCTACGGGTTGCCGGTCCTCACGACCAACTGCTCGAACAACTACGGCCCCTACCAGTTCCCGGAAAAGCTCATCCCGCTGATCATCGCGCGTGCGTTGGCCGGTGAACCGCTGCCCGTGTACGGCGACGGCAAGAACGTGCGCGACTGGTTGTACGTGGGCGACCACTGCACGGCGATCCGCGCCGTACTCGAAGGCGGCCGCGTCGGCGAGACCTACAACGTCGGCGGCGACGCCGAGCGCCAGAACATCGACGTGGTGAAGACCATCTGCGCGCTGCTCGACGCCCGCCGCCCGCGCGCCGACGGCAAGCCGCGCGAATCGCAGATCACCTTCGTCGCCGACCGCCCGGGCCACGACCGCCGTTACGCCATCGATGCGGGCAAGCTCAAGTCCGAACTCGGCTGGGCGCCCGCGCACACCTTCGAACAAGGCATCGCCGATACCGTCGACTGGTACCTGTCGAACCAGGAGTGGGTGAAGCGCGTGACCGACGGCAGCTATCGCCTCGAACGCATCGGGACCGCCGCATGA
- the ssb gene encoding single-stranded DNA-binding protein gives MARGINKVILVGNLGDDPETKYTQGGMAVTSASLATTSVRKDKDGNSQERTEWHRLKFFGKVAEIAGEYLRKGSQVYVEGSIRYDKFTGQDGQERYFTDIVVDQMQMLGGRGDGGGGGGGGARQERSGGGERPARSAPQRQERPASAPRDTAPAARDFGDDFADDDIPF, from the coding sequence ATGGCACGTGGCATCAACAAGGTGATCCTGGTCGGCAATCTCGGCGACGACCCCGAGACCAAGTACACCCAGGGCGGCATGGCCGTGACGTCCGCCAGCCTCGCCACGACCTCCGTGCGCAAGGACAAGGACGGCAACAGCCAGGAACGCACCGAGTGGCACCGCCTGAAGTTCTTCGGCAAGGTCGCTGAAATCGCCGGCGAGTACCTGCGCAAGGGTTCGCAGGTCTACGTCGAAGGCTCGATCCGCTACGACAAGTTCACCGGCCAGGACGGGCAGGAGCGCTACTTCACCGACATCGTCGTCGACCAGATGCAGATGCTCGGCGGCCGCGGTGATGGCGGCGGTGGCGGTGGCGGCGGCGCACGACAGGAACGCAGCGGCGGCGGTGAACGCCCGGCGCGTTCGGCACCGCAGCGCCAGGAGCGTCCGGCCAGCGCGCCGCGCGACACCGCGCCGGCAGCGCGCGATTTCGGCGACGACTTCGCCGACGACGACATCCCGTTCTGA
- a CDS encoding response regulator transcription factor, whose amino-acid sequence MFRVIIVDDHPMVAAALKDLLETQEHFEVVAVHDNGGSALSAARMLQPDLLIIDLGVPVLGGVEVISRLRAGGAQFGILVVSGGESHESGLRALRAGANGFIHKTDAMSEISMAALVVARGKSYFNQELLALSGDGQADGRPVSRLTEREFEVFRCLVAGQSNRDIGNHMRLSNKTVSAYKMKIMRKLGARNIRDLIELSRETEAPV is encoded by the coding sequence ATGTTTCGAGTCATCATCGTCGACGACCATCCGATGGTCGCAGCTGCACTCAAAGACCTGCTGGAAACCCAGGAGCACTTCGAAGTCGTCGCCGTGCACGACAACGGTGGCTCCGCGCTTTCCGCGGCACGGATGCTGCAACCGGACCTGCTCATCATCGACCTCGGCGTCCCGGTGCTCGGAGGCGTCGAAGTCATCTCCCGCCTGCGCGCGGGCGGCGCGCAGTTCGGCATCCTCGTGGTGTCTGGCGGCGAGTCCCACGAAAGCGGCCTGCGCGCGCTGCGTGCCGGCGCCAACGGCTTCATCCACAAGACCGACGCCATGTCCGAGATCTCGATGGCGGCCCTGGTCGTGGCCCGCGGCAAGTCCTACTTCAACCAGGAGCTGCTCGCGTTGTCGGGGGACGGGCAGGCCGACGGTCGGCCGGTGTCGCGCCTGACCGAGCGCGAGTTCGAAGTGTTCCGTTGCCTCGTGGCAGGCCAGTCCAACCGCGACATCGGCAATCACATGCGCCTGAGCAACAAGACGGTCAGCGCCTACAAGATGAAGATCATGCGCAAGCTCGGGGCGCGCAACATCCGCGACCTCATCGAGCTGTCCCGCGAGACCGAGGCGCCGGTCTGA
- a CDS encoding PilZ domain-containing protein, with protein METAVLEKRRHYRHNVLCAVVVAPNGHPHEGFILDLSEGGARVDLTPGWTPAMGTELRMFFDLPDSEAITLQTEVAWVAVDHMGLRFAADQSAEIERLMEAAGAVH; from the coding sequence ATGGAGACTGCCGTCCTCGAGAAGCGCAGGCACTACCGACACAACGTGCTGTGCGCCGTCGTCGTCGCACCCAACGGCCATCCCCATGAAGGCTTCATCCTCGACCTGTCCGAGGGCGGTGCGCGCGTGGACCTCACGCCCGGCTGGACCCCCGCCATGGGCACCGAACTGCGCATGTTCTTCGACCTGCCCGACAGCGAAGCGATCACGCTGCAGACCGAGGTGGCATGGGTCGCCGTCGACCACATGGGCCTGCGCTTCGCGGCAGATCAATCGGCGGAAATCGAACGCCTGATGGAAGCGGCCGGCGCCGTGCATTGA
- the gcvP gene encoding aminomethyl-transferring glycine dehydrogenase: MSTPLNTRNEFIARHIGPRDADTKAMLDVLGYASLEALTDSVVPTSIQGTSVLPAGDGLGEAEALAELRAIADKNRVMRSFIGQGYYNTHTPAPILRNLLENPAWYTAYTPYQPEISQGRLEALLNFQTLVGDLTGMEIANASLLDEGTAVAEAMTFCKRLSKNKGANAFFVSRHCHPQTIDVVRTRAEPLGYDIVVGDEFALDDVAKFFGAVLQYPATNGDVHDYKAIVERFHAANALVAVAADLLALTLLTPPAEFGADLAIGSAQRFGVPLGFGGPHAAYFATKDAFKRDMPGRVVGISIDRHGKPAYRLAMQTREQHIRREKATSNICTAQVLLANIASMYAVYHGPEGLKAIAERTHAMTAILAAGLKQLGLPVEQGTFFDTVTVATGARTAELHAKARKAGINLREIDDARLGVSLDETTTQADVEALWSVFAADGAAIPGFDALRNTDATLPKALRRTSKFLQHAVFNRYRSETELMRYLRRLADYDLALDRTMIPLGSCTMKLNAASEMIPVTWAEFGALHPFAPSDQAQGYARMTGDLEQWLCEATGYDAVSLQPNAGSQGEYAGLLAIRAYHASRGEGHRDICLIPSSAHGTNPATANMAGMRVVVTACDARGNVDLGDLRAKAELHADKLAAIMITYPSTHGVFEEGVREICEIVHGHGGQVYIDGANMNAMVGLCAPGQFGGDVSHLNLHKTFCIPHGGGGPGVGPIGVKAHLAPFLPGHRTGLSRKEGAVSAAPYGSASILPITWMYMRMMGGTGLRRATQLAILNANYVARRLEEHYPVLYAGHEGLVAHECILDLRPIKDSSGISVEDVAKRLIDFGFHAPTMSFPVAGTLMIEPTESESKEELDRFCDAMIAIRNEIRAVENGTLDREDNPLRNAPHTAQEVVGEWTHPYSREAAVYPLASLVAGKYWPPVARVDNVYGDRNLVCACPPLEAYAE; this comes from the coding sequence ATGTCCACCCCTCTGAATACCCGCAACGAATTCATCGCGCGCCATATCGGCCCGCGCGACGCCGATACCAAGGCGATGCTCGACGTGCTCGGCTACGCCTCGCTCGAGGCCCTCACCGACAGCGTGGTGCCCACCAGCATCCAGGGCACCAGCGTGCTGCCGGCCGGCGACGGCCTGGGCGAAGCCGAAGCGCTCGCCGAACTGCGCGCCATCGCCGACAAGAACCGCGTGATGCGCTCGTTCATCGGCCAGGGCTACTACAACACGCACACGCCCGCGCCGATCCTGCGCAACCTGCTCGAGAACCCCGCGTGGTACACGGCCTACACGCCGTACCAGCCGGAGATCTCGCAGGGCCGCCTGGAAGCGCTGCTCAACTTCCAGACGCTGGTCGGCGACCTGACCGGCATGGAAATCGCCAACGCCTCGCTGCTCGACGAAGGCACCGCCGTCGCCGAAGCGATGACGTTCTGCAAGCGCCTGTCGAAGAACAAGGGCGCCAACGCATTCTTCGTTTCACGGCATTGCCATCCGCAGACGATCGACGTGGTGCGCACGCGCGCCGAACCGCTGGGTTACGACATCGTCGTCGGCGACGAATTCGCGCTGGACGACGTGGCGAAGTTCTTCGGCGCCGTGCTGCAGTACCCGGCGACGAACGGCGACGTGCACGACTACAAGGCGATCGTCGAACGCTTCCACGCCGCGAATGCGCTGGTCGCCGTCGCCGCCGACCTGCTGGCGCTGACGCTGCTCACGCCGCCCGCCGAATTCGGTGCGGACCTCGCCATCGGCAGCGCGCAGCGCTTCGGCGTGCCGCTGGGCTTCGGCGGCCCGCACGCGGCGTACTTCGCGACCAAGGATGCGTTCAAGCGCGACATGCCGGGCCGCGTCGTGGGCATCTCGATCGATCGCCACGGCAAGCCGGCCTACCGCCTGGCGATGCAGACGCGCGAACAGCACATCCGCCGCGAGAAGGCGACGTCCAACATCTGCACCGCGCAGGTGCTGCTCGCCAACATCGCGAGCATGTACGCGGTCTACCACGGCCCCGAAGGGCTGAAGGCGATCGCCGAGCGCACGCATGCGATGACGGCGATCCTCGCCGCGGGCCTGAAGCAGCTCGGCCTGCCGGTGGAACAGGGCACCTTCTTCGACACAGTCACCGTCGCCACCGGTGCGCGCACCGCGGAATTGCACGCGAAGGCGCGCAAGGCCGGCATCAACCTGCGCGAGATCGACGACGCACGCCTCGGCGTGTCGCTCGACGAAACCACGACGCAGGCCGACGTGGAAGCGCTGTGGTCGGTGTTCGCCGCCGACGGCGCCGCGATCCCGGGCTTCGACGCGCTGCGCAACACCGATGCCACGTTGCCGAAGGCGCTGCGCCGCACTTCGAAGTTCCTGCAGCACGCCGTCTTCAACCGCTATCGCTCCGAAACCGAGCTGATGCGTTACCTGCGCCGCCTGGCCGACTACGACCTCGCGCTGGATCGCACGATGATCCCGCTGGGCTCGTGCACGATGAAGCTCAATGCGGCAAGCGAGATGATCCCGGTCACCTGGGCCGAGTTCGGCGCGCTGCATCCCTTTGCGCCGTCGGACCAGGCGCAGGGCTATGCGCGCATGACCGGCGACCTCGAACAGTGGCTGTGCGAAGCGACCGGTTACGACGCCGTTTCGCTGCAGCCCAACGCCGGCTCGCAGGGCGAGTACGCGGGTCTGCTCGCGATCCGCGCCTACCATGCGAGCCGCGGCGAAGGGCATCGCGACATCTGCCTGATTCCCTCGTCCGCGCACGGCACCAACCCGGCGACGGCGAACATGGCCGGCATGCGCGTGGTCGTCACCGCGTGCGATGCGCGCGGCAACGTCGACCTCGGCGACCTGCGCGCGAAGGCCGAACTGCACGCCGACAAGCTCGCGGCGATCATGATCACGTATCCCTCCACGCACGGCGTGTTCGAGGAAGGCGTGCGCGAGATCTGCGAGATCGTGCATGGCCATGGCGGCCAGGTGTACATCGACGGCGCGAACATGAACGCCATGGTGGGCCTGTGCGCACCGGGCCAGTTCGGTGGCGACGTCTCGCACCTCAACCTGCACAAGACCTTCTGCATCCCGCACGGCGGCGGCGGTCCGGGCGTCGGCCCGATCGGCGTCAAGGCGCACCTCGCGCCGTTCCTGCCGGGGCATCGCACGGGACTTTCGCGCAAGGAAGGCGCGGTGTCCGCTGCGCCGTACGGCAGCGCGAGCATCCTGCCGATCACGTGGATGTACATGCGCATGATGGGCGGCACCGGCCTGCGTCGCGCGACGCAGCTGGCCATCCTCAACGCGAACTACGTCGCGCGTCGCCTGGAAGAGCATTACCCGGTGCTGTACGCGGGCCACGAAGGCCTCGTCGCGCACGAGTGCATCCTCGACCTGCGCCCGATCAAGGACAGCAGCGGCATCAGCGTCGAAGACGTGGCCAAGCGCCTCATCGACTTCGGCTTCCACGCGCCGACGATGTCGTTCCCGGTGGCGGGCACGCTGATGATCGAGCCGACGGAAAGCGAGTCGAAGGAAGAACTCGATCGCTTCTGCGACGCGATGATCGCGATCCGCAACGAGATCCGCGCCGTGGAGAACGGCACGCTCGACCGCGAGGACAACCCGCTGCGCAACGCGCCGCACACGGCGCAGGAAGTCGTGGGCGAGTGGACGCATCCGTACTCGCGCGAAGCCGCGGTGTATCCGCTCGCCTCGCTGGTCGCCGGCAAGTACTGGCCGCCGGTGGCGCGCGTGGACAACGTTTACGGCGACCGCAACCTGGTCTGCGCGTGCCCGCCCCTGGAGGCGTACGCCGAGTAA
- a CDS encoding polyprenyl synthetase family protein, with protein sequence MNAAPSHVLPDLPTIQALAREDMAAVDALIRRRLASDVVLINQVSEYIIGAGGKRLRPMLLLLAAQALGHRGPDAHQLAAVVEFIHTATLLHDDVVDESDLRRGRRTANAVWGNAASVLVGDFLYSRSFQLMVELDRMEVMRILADTTNQIAEGEVLQLLHVRNPDTDEAAYLRVIERKTAVLFAAATRLGALLAGADAKTCDALHEYGLQLGYAFQIADDVLDYAADSDALGKNLGDDLAEGKATLPLIHAILHSDTATQAALRAAIEHGDVDAMPAVVAAIRATGGLDYSRRRAMEFAEAAEAAIAGLAPNAAVDALRGLARYSVTRDH encoded by the coding sequence GTGAACGCAGCCCCCAGCCACGTCCTGCCCGACCTGCCCACCATCCAGGCCCTGGCGCGCGAGGACATGGCGGCGGTCGATGCGCTCATCCGGCGCCGGCTCGCGTCCGATGTGGTCCTCATCAACCAGGTCAGCGAATACATCATCGGGGCCGGCGGCAAGCGCCTGCGTCCGATGCTGCTGCTGCTTGCCGCGCAGGCCCTCGGCCATCGCGGGCCGGATGCGCACCAGCTCGCGGCGGTCGTCGAATTCATCCATACGGCGACGTTGCTGCACGACGACGTGGTCGACGAATCCGACCTGCGCCGCGGCCGCCGCACGGCGAATGCGGTGTGGGGCAACGCCGCGAGCGTGCTCGTGGGCGACTTCCTGTACTCGCGCAGCTTCCAGCTGATGGTCGAACTGGATCGCATGGAAGTCATGCGCATCCTCGCCGACACGACCAACCAGATCGCCGAAGGCGAAGTCCTGCAGTTGCTGCACGTGCGCAACCCGGACACCGACGAAGCGGCGTACCTGCGCGTGATCGAGCGCAAGACCGCGGTGCTGTTCGCCGCCGCCACGCGCCTGGGCGCACTGCTCGCCGGCGCCGATGCGAAGACCTGCGACGCGTTGCACGAGTACGGCCTGCAGCTGGGCTACGCCTTCCAGATCGCCGACGACGTGCTCGACTACGCAGCGGATTCCGATGCACTCGGCAAGAACCTCGGCGACGACCTCGCCGAAGGCAAGGCCACCCTACCCCTCATCCACGCGATCCTGCACAGCGATACGGCGACGCAGGCCGCGTTGCGCGCGGCCATCGAACACGGCGACGTCGATGCGATGCCCGCGGTGGTCGCGGCCATCCGCGCGACGGGCGGCCTGGATTACAGCCGTCGCCGCGCGATGGAATTCGCGGAGGCCGCCGAAGCGGCCATCGCAGGCCTTGCGCCGAATGCCGCCGTGGACGCGCTACGCGGGCTCGCGCGCTACTCGGTCACGCGCGACCACTGA
- a CDS encoding dienelactone hydrolase family protein codes for MRRTLFAVLLFAIGLSTAHAEMQARPVEWKVGKDTFSGYLVYDDTNAIKRPGVVMVPDWMGVSDAAVEKAKHIAGDDYVVLLADVYGKGVRPKNDAEAQAQVKAMYADRAVLRERANKAIEVLKTAKDVPLDTTKIGAIGYCFGGATALEMARSGADLAAVVTFHGGLNTTMPAKPGTVKASLLVLNGADDQGTRPDIPAFENEMNAAKVDWQFVNFSGAVHCFAIPTANKPPGCVYNELATRRSERMMRVFFAERFATP; via the coding sequence ATGCGCCGCACGTTGTTCGCCGTCCTGTTGTTCGCCATCGGCCTGTCCACCGCGCATGCGGAAATGCAGGCGCGCCCCGTCGAGTGGAAGGTGGGCAAGGACACCTTCAGCGGTTACCTCGTCTACGACGACACCAATGCGATCAAGCGCCCCGGCGTGGTCATGGTCCCGGACTGGATGGGCGTAAGCGACGCGGCCGTGGAGAAGGCCAAGCACATCGCCGGCGACGATTACGTCGTGCTGCTCGCCGACGTGTACGGCAAGGGCGTGCGTCCGAAGAACGACGCCGAGGCGCAGGCCCAGGTCAAGGCGATGTACGCGGACCGCGCCGTGCTGCGCGAGCGAGCGAACAAGGCGATCGAAGTGTTGAAGACCGCAAAGGACGTGCCGCTCGACACCACGAAGATCGGCGCGATCGGTTACTGCTTCGGCGGCGCGACCGCGCTGGAGATGGCGCGCAGCGGCGCGGACCTCGCGGCAGTCGTCACTTTCCACGGCGGCCTCAACACGACGATGCCTGCCAAACCCGGCACGGTGAAGGCGAGCTTGCTGGTGCTCAACGGCGCCGACGACCAGGGCACGCGGCCCGACATCCCGGCGTTCGAAAACGAAATGAATGCCGCGAAGGTGGACTGGCAGTTCGTCAACTTCAGCGGCGCGGTGCATTGCTTCGCGATCCCGACCGCGAACAAGCCGCCTGGCTGCGTCTACAACGAACTGGCGACGCGCCGTTCCGAGCGGATGATGCGGGTGTTCTTCGCCGAGCGATTTGCGACGCCGTGA